GGTGTCGCTATATCATGTCTCGACCCTGTTTACTTCTACTTGGTATTGACGTTGTCTTTGCTCACGTTTCGGGTAGCTGCATCAATCACGTGGGGAGAGCAGATTTAGTGATGCTTCGTCGAGGCTTTTGCCGCAGTATCCCGCTCTTGGGACCTACCTTCACAGAGCTTGTGGAGCGGCTGGACTCCTTTGAGAAGGAGTTCATCGAGTGGAAGGCGTTTCGCAAAGCGGTCGAGTCAACGTCGCCGAAGGTCACTGAAGCGGCGAAAGAGATTATCGCGGAGAGCATGAAGGAGGTGAAGACGAGCAAGGTCAACTTAGAAAATCCGCTGACGCCTGAAGAGTTCACGGAGTTGAACCAGTTTTACGCCAAGCAGAAGGTGAAGGATATATTCTTCGAGAACTTGCTCTATATCAACACACCGAATGATTTGATGCAGCATTCGGAGACCGTTTTTCGACAGTACCTTGTGCGCATTGCCCGCCGGGTACGCCACTTGAACCATGCACCCTACGGCCTTTCACAAATGCCGGGGATCCAAATGCTGAAGAAGTGGTACCAGTGGAGCTTTCACGACGTTCGCAGCACTCCAGTTCCAACGACCCGAGACGAATGCTACCGGTGCGACCGCATGGTGCGGCGCGTTTTCCTCCGCCACTACAACGTGAGCTCTCTCATCACAGATGGTATGGTGGAGTTTGCCAGCCGCGAGGGATGGACGCATGTAGACGAAGAGGTGATGCGCACATATGATGAGCTGCAGAACTTTTTCGAAGCATTTTGCCTGGGTCGCGTCCGTCTTCGCTTTTTGGTAGGCAATTATATGTATCTTTCAACCAAAATCCTCGGTGTCTCGAAGGAGGAGTACGCCGTGAATGATCCAGACGGGCTCACAGTGCCCATTTTTTTCGATCATAATGCGGAAGACTTTGTTGGGCAGATCTGCAAGAAATGCTCTCTGCTGGTGCTCACAAAGTGCGCGATCAAAGAAGCACAGGCGAGTTATGATGCGGAGATCGAGCTAAAACTGGCGGGGGATCCTAATTTGGTCTTTGTTGGGATACCGTATATCACGTACGACATCATTTGCGCGATGCTCGAGGACGCCGTGTCTGCCAACGTAGATCGCCAGGAGCGGACAGGCAAGGCGTGCACAAAAATCGAAGTCACGCTTGCGCAGTGGCCGACAAACAAGCGCTTTGTTCTGCGTATATCGGATACGGCGGGCGGAATGACTTTACGCCAGGCTTCGAAGCAGCTGTCCTGCTGGTCTCTTTACAGAAACATCCAGGGTCATAATCAGGATACGATTTCGACGTGGACCTCGAGTCCGATTCGGCTACCCTATGCGTATAACGCCGCTCGCGTGATTGGTGGGAACATCACCCTGGCGTCCATTGAAGGCTACGGGACGGATCGGCAGCTGTATCTGCCGTCCACAGGACTTGCTGGTGTGTCTCTGTGATGCTTAGGAACACCGGAATGAGGGGGGTGAGGCCACCACAGCCTATGCGTTTgagcggtgccggtgcctcATTTCGTTTTTCGTCGCGCTTTTACGCGGGCCGTTTTTCCATGTGCGTTCTCTATCTCTTAACCGACTGCTTCTGTTACCGTTTTGTTGTTTTTATCGTAGTAGGCGCCGGCTATTGTCGGTGGAGCCTGactctcttttttttttgttgtggAGGTGTGTTTTTTCGTTCGCTGAGGGGCATGAAAATGTCTGGATTTCTCGCCTGTGTCGAAGGTGGTTTGCTACTCTCGTTATATACCATCCTCTAGTGCGTGCAGTCACGTTGACAAGGAAGAACAAATAGGTGAAAAAATTATCTGACTGCGGGGCTGAATATATGCAGACACTGATTTTGAGCGATGCTCTGCACCGACTTCTGCTACCAGTGTGGTAGCGCCTGTACTCAGTGAAGCATCTCTCTACGTGTAGCTTCTCTCATCCATGGAGTACGCTGCTTCGTAAATGTCTACGTGAGCGCTTTTTCGTCTTCAAACGCCTCCCGCTTTTCTCGCTTGATTTGCAGTCGGGTACGCCGTCACGAATTCGCACCGTGTAGttgacacacacgcagcagaaTAGCgtttgctctctttttttctcttgtcgCTGAATAAAAGAAACGGAAAGATGAACAGTACAGATACAAAGCAGAGTGCCGGCTACTTTAAGGAAAAGGCGACGATCGGCTTGAGCACCTTCAGTGGTGATGAGATAGTAAAGGCTATTTTGAAGACTACCAGCCATCTTCTGAAGGCACCGAAGGAAAAGTACATGCagaagctgctggcggcTTCGTACGGGCAGTATGGATCTGGATTGAGAGAGGGGCTTCCGATCAATGAGTTCATTGTCcgcgagctggagaagcgaTCTCACACGCACAACTGGATTGTAGTGCTGAAGACGATGGTCTCTTTTCATCGGCTGATGTGTGATGCGTCGGACAATATGGTGGAAACGATCTGCTGCTACAGACATGTGTTTAAACCCTCAAACATCAAGAACCTGGCTGACACCGCCGACGGGGCTGGGCAAGCGTATTTTATTACTCAGTACATGACCTATCTGGAGGAGCGCTGTCTTATGCAGAGTGCTCTCGGGAAGGGTCGGCGCATTGAGATTCGTGAGTTTGAGGAGTACCTGGAGACGCTGAATTCAAACTCGCTGCGGCCGGTGTTTGAAATTCTGCTTCGACTCTTCGAGGCGGTGCCAGAAGTCGAGTACCGTGAGGCTGTGGTGAACAACTTTTGCACCATGGAGGCGTATCAGCTGCTTGTCCGGGACGGAAAGCAACTCTTTCAGCACTTGGCGAAGCGTGTGATCTTTGTACTGGATGGATTTGAGGAGTTTTCGCTGCCTGAGAAGCGGTGCTGGTTTGACCTGTACCGCAGATATGCCAGTGCATTTGTTTCCGTCAAGCAGTACTTCGATTCCATTTTGTGTTCCTCGCGCGTTTTTCTGGAGCCAGTGCCGCAGTTAAAGCCGCTACCGGAGTCCTTGCTGACTCGTTTGGAGGGTGACATACGCGCCAGTGAAATGGCAAAGGAGCGACCGTGCACGCTGGAGAGCCTCGGTATTTGCAGCAGCGAGGATTCGCGCGTTGATACAAAGGATGAGAAGattccaccgccgcgcccgccAGAGCCGGCTGTGGTAAAGCAGCCGGAAGCTGTCACCTCTAGcacgccagcggcaccggcggttTCATTGGATGACCTTTTTGTGCCGAGCCAGGAGCCAACGAAGCCAGTGCAGCCTTCTTCCTGTCCTGCCTCTTGGACACCTGCACCACCGGCGGCCACGTCGTTCCAGCAGGGCTCCGAGCAATTTCAGTGGGAAGCTGGCGTGCCGCAGAACTGGGGATCTGGCGGCCCTACCACCCTCCGATCAAACGTGTCGCCACCagggccgtcgccgccgcatgcTTTTTCAGGCggtgcaccaccgcctgctggagaaggtgcgctgTACCCTCTGGTGCAATCGCCGTcgaagcagccgccgccgccggtgcacTTCAAGAAGCCGGCGGATCCGTTTAAGGACTTGTACGATAGCTGCCACTTGGAATCCAAGTAGTCACTGATTTTCGAAGGAGAACGCTGTTTTTGGGAGTATGCTCTCTCTGGATGCCGTCCGTCGCCGCAGGCGTGTCGTGCTTGCTGTTTGACGCGGTTCTGCGGAAATGCGAGAAAAGGGATGCCAAGGGTTTCCTGTATTACGGTCCTCATTCTATCATCCTTTTCGACACTCTTCCGGGGTTCTTTTATCTTGCTGTACTCTTGCGAAAAGTTACTGTTATGAAGGATAAAATGAAGCGACAGAAAAGGTAGGATGGAGTACCTTGGTAGTAAAGGAGACTTGTGCAGAATGAATGCGACGAACCCTCTCTGTGGCGCCATCGTGCACATTGTTGCTTCTGGAAGTGGACGATGGCTTTTCGCGTCCTCATCATTTTCCCCTTTTCTTACACTCTCGCTTTGGATCTGTTGCGAACGGATCTGCTTTGCCTTCTTTTAGTACGTCTCACGAGTCTGTTAGGAAATGAGAGTGCTTTGTCTTCGGCCTCTGGCAGCTTTGCCTGCTGGCTTGGCGGCTCGGTTCTACGGCGGGGAGGGTGGAGCACGAACTCCTGCGGGTGGGCGATATCCGCGGGGTGGCGGCCCTCCGCATCCGGACCGACGGAACGTGCCCACGGAGCCACAGATCGTTGCCCGCCTCATCACATTTTTCCCGCGTATCAACACATTTGTTCCGATCAGCCGATGGGCCGCTGCACTTCCAGATGACCTGCGAGAGGCATTGGTCCCGTACGGAGGTCTCGGTGCCTTTGCCAGCGCGCAGAGCAACTTTTTCATGATTCGAAAGGAGAATGGCGTTACCGTGGCGTCGCTCTCAGCGATGGGGGCAGAGCTAGCAATGGAGCACGAacgaaaggaaaaacaagAGCAGAAGCGCGTGGAGAAGCTCAATCAGAGGAGAGAGAACtttgcgcagcgcggccgtAGCTTTCCACCGTCCCGAGGCGGCCCGCCGCGGAAATAGTGGTTTCACAACTTCGGCCGTCATCGAGGTGGGTGACAACTTAGAGGCGCTTtgcgtgtgtacgcgtgcgtTTCCTGTTTTGCGTGTTGTGTGCTTCTTGTTGTGAAGATGTGAATGCTAAATGTGTTATGCTACCGCGAGAAAATACATGACGGGTAGGCGGCTGGTTTTGTGCTGGCGCCGTGATGAGCGAAGGCATCGTAGTAGGAGGTGAGGTGTGCTCGCTGTTCTGGTTTTTTTCTGCCCTCTTCTCGTGTGATGATGTCAACTGCAGCTGATGTCGCCCGTTTTCAATCCATCACGCCTTTGGACCCCCTTCTCACTTTTTGTCTGAATCTTGCTGTTTCTTTTCTGGCACCATGCACGCAACGACAAAAACGATTCGGTTGCCAGGTCGGTTCGCAATCATGACGCACTACTCCCGAAAGCCGCAGGTGTCATCGAAGAGCGCCAAGGCGAAGGTTAGCGATCTCCGCTGCCACTACAAGAACACCTTCGAGACCGCAAATGTGATCAACGGCATGCCGCTTCGCAAGGCTCAGCAGCTGTACCGTCAGGTGCTCGCCAAGACCCGCTGCATCCCGTTCAAGCGCTACAACGGCAAGATCGGCCGCACCGCTCAGGCGAAGGAGTGGGGCCAGACCAAGGGCCGCTGGCCGCGCAAGTCCGTCGTGGCGATGATGTCGCTGCTCAAGAACGCCGAGGCCAACGCCATCGAGAAGGGTCTTGACCCCAACCAGATGGTCATCAAGCACGTCCAGGTGGACCAGGCTGCCcgcatgcgccgccgcacgtacCGTGCCCACGGTCGCATCACGCCGTACATGTGCAGCCCCTGCCACGTGCAGCTGTTCATGTCGGAGAAGAAGGAGCGCGTCCCGACCCCGAAGAGCGCCCCCAAGAAGTGAGCGCTGCACGCATGAATTCACAGGCCAACATTCTGTTCTGATTTTGGTTTTATGGGAtcgaaaaaaagaacaacGTTAAGGATTACAAACGGAgttgcgctgctggtgtAGGTCTATTTTCTTATGGGGCGATGCACCGAGAAAGCTGAGCGTCTTCATCTCACACGCTGAAGAGCAAGAAAGCCTGATCGTccgcgcgctgctcctgtTTTACAATGAACTCGTGAGTTAGCAGATTTACCTTTTCGGCTGTCGTCCCTCTTCACTCCCCAGAGTGCTGCTCAACTTCCGCatgtcttcttttttttttttcgtctcttGACACGGCATCTTTACGCTTCAAATTGCGTTTCTGGTGACATTCACTGCTTCCCACAAAGTATCCGAAGAATTTAGCTGCACGTTCTTCCACAGAGCAGGTTGCTGCGTTCTAAAAGTAGGCGAGGATGCGCTCAGAATGATTCGATGGGCCGCAGTTCTGCGTTGTGGTTCTCATGGCGTGCGCGAGGATCGCCAGGCCCTGGCGCGCCATCACTTGAATCTTCTTGACAAGCGTCACTGGGAACTGACAACGCCGTCTcgggcgctgccggtggtggaggtgTTGATCCGTTCCGGTGTTCTGATGGACAGGCTTGAAAAAAGCAGCACCAAGCCCCTGGCGAACTTGACTCCATCCATGACAAAAAAGGAGCGCGGTTTGGTGCAGAAGCTCTCCCGCATGCTTCACCAAACCTCGCCACCTACGGCACGCCACGTATCCAGGAATGCAATGGAGGTGGACGAGGCGGTTCGTGCCGCGTATTCTTCGGCATGCGCAACCGGAGCGTGCACGCTCGATGTGGTAGTCGACCTGGCTTTCGTCCGACACCTTCGATTTCCATCGTCtgcgctgatgctgctggagctggtGGAATCGCGATGCATGAAAGTGTGCTGGACAAGAGGGAAACCGTGCCTCTCCAAG
This genomic stretch from Leishmania donovani BPK282A1 complete genome, chromosome 24 harbors:
- a CDS encoding pyruvate dehydrogenase (lipoamide) kinase, putative, with amino-acid sequence MSRPCLLLLGIDVVFAHVSGSCINHVGRADLVMLRRGFCRSIPLLGPTFTELVERLDSFEKEFIEWKAFRKAVESTSPKVTEAAKEIIAESMKEVKTSKVNLENPLTPEEFTELNQFYAKQKVKDIFFENLLYINTPNDLMQHSETVFRQYLVRIARRVRHLNHAPYGLSQMPGIQMLKKWYQWSFHDVRSTPVPTTRDECYRCDRMVRRVFLRHYNVSSLITDGMVEFASREGWTHVDEEVMRTYDELQNFFEAFCLGRVRLRFLVGNYMYLSTKILGVSKEEYAVNDPDGLTVPIFFDHNAEDFVGQICKKCSLLVLTKCAIKEAQASYDAEIELKLAGDPNLVFVGIPYITYDIICAMLEDAVSANVDRQERTGKACTKIEVTLAQWPTNKRFVLRISDTAGGMTLRQASKQLSCWSLYRNIQGHNQDTISTWTSSPIRLPYAYNAARVIGGNITLASIEGYGTDRQLYLPSTGLAGVSL
- a CDS encoding clathrin coat assembly protein, putative translates to MNSTDTKQSAGYFKEKATIGLSTFSGDEIVKAILKTTSHLLKAPKEKYMQKLLAASYGQYGSGLREGLPINEFIVRELEKRSHTHNWIVVLKTMVSFHRLMCDASDNMVETICCYRHVFKPSNIKNLADTADGAGQAYFITQYMTYLEERCLMQSALGKGRRIEIREFEEYLETLNSNSLRPVFEILLRLFEAVPEVEYREAVVNNFCTMEAYQLLVRDGKQLFQHLAKRVIFVLDGFEEFSLPEKRCWFDLYRRYASAFVSVKQYFDSILCSSRVFLEPVPQLKPLPESLLTRLEGDIRASEMAKERPCTLESLGICSSEDSRVDTKDEKIPPPRPPEPAVVKQPEAVTSSTPAAPAVSLDDLFVPSQEPTKPVQPSSCPASWTPAPPAATSFQQGSEQFQWEAGVPQNWGSGGPTTLRSNVSPPGPSPPHAFSGGAPPPAGEGALYPLVQSPSKQPPPPVHFKKPADPFKDLYDSCHLESK
- a CDS encoding 60S ribosomal protein L17, putative translates to MTHYSRKPQVSSKSAKAKVSDLRCHYKNTFETANVINGMPLRKAQQLYRQVLAKTRCIPFKRYNGKIGRTAQAKEWGQTKGRWPRKSVVAMMSLLKNAEANAIEKGLDPNQMVIKHVQVDQAARMRRRTYRAHGRITPYMCSPCHVQLFMSEKKERVPTPKSAPKK